A genomic stretch from Croceibacterium aestuarii includes:
- a CDS encoding teicoplanin resistance protein VanZ, whose protein sequence is MKIVHCGMMAISKVFQLIFWLLLSAIFMVALMPAKIAPSVFASDKLNHMLAFFVLAAFAKSLWPRRGLLTIFAWLALYGGLIEILQWALGFGRDANWMDLAADLVAICFGLVAMSWMKSNRKSISTIK, encoded by the coding sequence ATGAAAATTGTGCATTGCGGAATGATGGCAATCTCGAAAGTCTTTCAGCTCATTTTTTGGTTGTTACTCAGTGCCATTTTTATGGTTGCTCTGATGCCTGCCAAGATAGCTCCGAGTGTGTTTGCCTCCGACAAGCTCAATCACATGCTGGCGTTCTTCGTTCTCGCTGCATTCGCCAAGAGTCTTTGGCCTCGTAGAGGGCTGCTAACGATCTTCGCCTGGCTCGCGCTCTACGGTGGGCTGATCGAAATCCTTCAATGGGCCTTGGGTTTCGGACGTGACGCCAATTGGATGGATCTCGCAGCTGACCTGGTCGCAATCTGCTTTGGATTGGTCGCCATGAGTTGGATGAAGTCGAATAGGAAAAGCATCTCCACGATCAAGTAG